A genome region from Mugil cephalus isolate CIBA_MC_2020 chromosome 13, CIBA_Mcephalus_1.1, whole genome shotgun sequence includes the following:
- the LOC125018358 gene encoding inhibitor of nuclear factor kappa-B kinase subunit alpha-like → MDRAAFRQSQLCGSWEMKERLGMGGFGHVYLYQHLELGTKIAVKLCRLELNSTNKDRWSREIQIMKKLNHVNVVQAREVPEELSSIAINDLPLLAMEYCSKGDLRKVLNKPENCCGLKESEVLSLFSDIGSGIQYLHENKVIHRDLKPENIVLQEIDGKLVHKIIDLGYAKDLDQGSLCTSFVGTLQYLAPELFESKPYTVTVDYWSFGTVIFECTCGFRPFLHHMQPVQWTSKVKNKGPKDIMAVEDMNGEVRFSTHLPYPNNLSRPLLEPVESLLQMLLLWDPAMRGGGLDPNTNKPHYYTILQNILSMKVIHILDMTSAQLHSLVLGAEESLHSLQLRLETHTQTHISPLSQELLLETGNSLDPRRLPAHCLPDGLRGWDTSIVFLFDKSLTKYSGPLTARPLPDSVNFIVRETKTQLPLSALRKVWGEAVSYIGGLKEDYIRLYQGQKAAMLSLLRYNTTLTRYKNLLFSQSQQLRAKLAFFKASIQHDLEQYINQRHTGISSEKMLKTWQENEEKADEFTKVADVGYLDEEIVALHSEIVELQRSPFAKRQGDVMEQLEGKAIDLYKQLKAKCKSPDPPHGYSDSSDMVKTILQTVQNQDRVLKDLYTHLSTILVCKRRIVDLFPKLERAVENIKTAEAAVMQMQMKRQKEFWYLLKIACAQSNSPLQSLIQPTDSQTVHQLLDENQRYLSQLTSLLQDATQEMEHSVMDQDWSWTQYEAGTS, encoded by the exons ATGGACCGGGCTGCATTCAGACAGAGCCAACTCTGCGGCTCCTGGGAGATGAAGGAGAGACTGGGAATGGGAGGCTTTGGGCACGTCTACCTGTACCAGCACCTT GAGCTGGGAACGAAAATTGCTGTGAAACTTTGCCGCCTGGAGCTGAACTCCACGAACAAGGACCGCTGGAGCAGAGAGATTCAGATCATGAAGAA GCTGAATCATGTAAACGTTGTTCAGGCGAGAGAAGTTCCTGAAGAGTTAAGCTCCATTGCTATAAATGACCTACCGCTGCTGGCCATGGAGTACTGTTCAAAAGGAGATCTACGCAAG GTGCTGAATAAACCTGAAAATTGCTGTGGGCTAAAGGAGAGTGAGGTCCTCTCGCTCTTCAGTGACATCG gttcTGGCATCCAGTATCTCCATGAAAATAAGGTCATTCATCGGGACCTAAAGCCAGAAAACATAGTTTTACAAGAGATCGATGGGAAG CTTGTCCATAAAATCATAGATCTGGGTTATGCAAAAGACCTCGATCAGGGCAGTCTCTGCACGTCCTTTGTTGGAACTCTTCAGTATctg GCTCCAGAACTGTTTGAGAGTAAACCTTACACTGTAACTGTGGACTACTGGAGCTTTGGGACAGTGATCTTTGAATGCACTTGTGGCTTTCGTCCTTTCCTGCACCACATGCAGCCTGTACAGTG GACGAGCAAAGTCAAGAACAAAGGTCCCAAAGACATCATGGCGGTAGAGGACATGAATGGAGAAGTCCGATTCTCCACACATCTTCCGTATCCCAATAATCTCAGCAG GCCCCTGCTGGAACCAGTGGAGTCTCTGTTGCAGATGTTGTTACTCTGGGACCCTGCGATGCGCGGTGGAGGGCTGGATCCCAACACAAACAAGCCGCACTACTACACCATTCTGCAGAATATTCTCAGCATGAAG GTCATCCATATTTTGGACATGACGTCAGCCCAGCTGCACTCGCTGGTTTTGGGTGCTGAGGAGAGTCTACACTCCCTGCAGCTCCGTCTGGAAAcgcacactcagacacacatcTCCCCGTTGAGTCAGGAGCTGCTGCTCGAGACGGGAAACTCTCTCGACCCACGCAGACTGCCTGCGCACTGTCTGCCAGATGGCTTG cgTGGCTGGGACACCTCCATAGTCTTCCTGTTCGATAAGAGCCTAACCAAGTATTCTGGACCGCTGACTGCCAGACCTCTGCCAGACAGTGTCAACTTTATAG TCAGGGAAACTAAGACGCAGCTGCCGCTGTCTGCTCTTAGAAAGGTGTGGGGTGAGGCAGTCAGCTATATAGGTGGACTGAAAGAGGACTACATTCGCCTGTACCAGGGGCAGAAGGCTGCTAT GCTGAGTCTGCTGCGATACAACACCACCTTAACTCGCTACAAGAACCTGTTGTTCTCGCAGTCGCAGCAGCTCAGAGCCAAACTGGCTTTCTTTAAGGCCAGCATCCAGCACGACCTCGAGCAGTACATCAACCAGAGACACACTGGCATCT catcagaaaaaatgttgaagacgtggcaagaaaatgaagaaaaggcTGATGAGTTTACAAAG GTGGCAGACGTGGGGTATCTGGATGAAGAGATAGTGGCTCTACATTCTGAGATCGTGGAGTTGCAGAGGAGTCCGTTTGCAAAGAGACAGGGAGATGTGATGGAACAGCT tgaagGAAAGGCTATTGACCTCTACAAGCAACTTAAGGCTAAATGCAAAA GTCCTGACCCTCCTCATGGCTACAGTGACAGCTCGGACATGGTGAAGACGATACTGCAGACAGTTCAGAACCAGGACAGAGTGCTGAAAGACTTGTACACTCACCTGAG TACAATTCTAGTGTGTAAGCGACGCATCGTGGATTTGTTTCCTAAATTGGAGAGGGCGGTAGAGAATATAAAAACTGCAGAGGCAGCAGTGATGCAGATGcaaatgaagagacagaaggagttCTGGTATCTGCTAAAGATTGCATGT GCCCAGAGCAATTCTCCATTACAGTCACTTATTCAACCCACTGACAG tcaAACGGTTCATCAGTTACTGGATGAAAATCAGCGTTATCTGAGTCAGCTCACTTCTCTGCTGCAAGACGCCACGCAGGAGATGGAACACAGTGTCATG GATCAGGACTGGAGCTGGACTCAGTATGAAGCAGGGACATCGTAA
- the erlin1 gene encoding erlin-1, protein MTMPHVGAVFAAIAGVTAILLHSSIHKIEEGHLAVYYRGGALLTSPNGPGYHIMLPFITTYRSVQTTLQTDEIKNVPCGTSGGVMIYFDRIEVVNMLVPTAVVDIVRNYTADYDKTLIFNKIHHELNQFCSVHTLQEVYIELFDIIDENLKTALQKDLNAMAPGLTIQAVRVTKPKIPESIRRNFELMEAEKTRLLITAQTQKVVEKEAETERKKAIIEAQKLAQVAEIHFQQKVMEKETEKRISEIEDAAFLAREKAKADAEYYTAAKFAESNRLKLTPEYLELMKYQAIAANSKIYFGQDIPNMFVEGTNNPSKSARSPSLPNSDPDLLKAKLDGQ, encoded by the exons ATGACAATGCCGCATGTTGGGGCAGTATTTGCTGCAATAGCAGGAGTGACGGCCATCCTGTTGCACTCCTCTATTCACAAAATAGAAGAAGGTCACCTTGCTGTGTACTACAG GGGTGGGGCATTGCTGACGTCTCCCAATGGCCCTGGCTATCACATCATGCTGCCTTTCATTACCACCTACAGATCAGTACAG ACTACGCTCCAGACAGATGAGATCAAGAATGTGCCTTGTGGAACAAG TGGCGGTGTGATGATCTATTTCGACAGGATAGAAGTTGTTAACATGCTGGTCCCTACAGCAG tggTCGACATTGTGAGGAACTACACCGCGGATTATGACAAAACTCTCATTTTCAACAAGATACACCACGAACTCAACCAGTTCTGCAGTGTACACACGCTGCAGGAGGTTTACATTGAGTTGTTTG ACATCATAGATGAGAACCTGAAGACTGCTTTGCAAAAAGATCTTAATGCGATGGCTCCTGGACTAACAATACAG GCAGTGCGTGTAACCAAGCCAAAGATCCCAGAGTCCATCCGGAGAAACTTTGAACTCAT gGAAGCAGAGAAGACCCGTCTATTAATAACAGCTCAGACTCAGAAAGTGGTGGAAAAGGAAGCAGAGACCGAAAGGAAGAAAGCCATTATTG AGGCTCAGAAATTGGCCCAGGTAGCGGAGATCCACTTCCAGCAGAAGGTGATGGAGAAGGAGACGGAGAAAAGGATCTCTGAAATAGAGG ATGCTGCCTTCCTGGCCAGGGAGAAGGCGAAGGCTGATGCAGAATATTACACGGCGGCCAAGTTTGCTGAATCAAACAGG CTGAAGTTAACCCCAGAATACCTGGAGCTGATGAAATACCAGGCCATAGCAGCTAACAGTAAGATCTACTTCGGCCAGGACATCCCGAACATGTTTGTGGAGGGCACCAATAATCCATCCAAGTCTGCGCGCTCGCCCTCTTTACCCAATTCTGATCCAGACTTACTCAAAGCGAAACTAGACGGGCAGTGA
- the spef1 gene encoding sperm flagellar protein 1, whose amino-acid sequence MDRELSEEELQDLFAWIDKIPLSRPKRNITRDFSDGVMAAEVVKHFFPKLVDLHSYIPANSTQQKFSNWSLLNRKVFSKLDFRVPEETLKKIVLSTSGAIVPVLNALREKIHKKLERSTENILDLGYYDARRPEKPHAETIQTEARLLAETAEVKKDEKNKQKNSKLHQAVKTYSDMDPTFRIILQEKEQAIMALQETVEILQMKVNRLEHLVHLKDMRIEDLTRHLETYKAKGNAR is encoded by the exons ATGGACAGAGAATTGAGCGAAGAGGAGCTCCAGGATCTGTTCGCATGGATAGACAAAATACCTCTGTCTCGGCccaaaagaaacatcacaagAGACTTCAGCGACGGAG TGATGGCTGCTGAGGTTGTAAAACATTTCTTCCCAAAGCTTGTTGATCTGCACAGCTATATTCCCGCAAACTCCACACAGCAGAAGTTCAGTAATTGGAGCCTCCTCAACAG GAAGGTCTTTTCCAAGCTGGACTTCCGTGTGCCCGAGGAGACACTGAAGAAGATTGTACTGAGCACTTCAGGAGCGATAGTGCCTGTTCTGAATGCCCTTAGAGAGAAGATACACAAGAAACTGGAGCGCAGCACAGAAAACATACTG GATCTGGGATATTATGATGCCAGACGCCCAGAGAAGCCTCATGCAG aaACCATTCAGACCGAGGCAAGACTTCTGGCAGAGACGGCAGAGgtgaaaaaagatgaaaaaaacaaacagaaaaacag taaACTGCATCAGGCAGTGAAGACTTACTCAGACATGGACCCCACATTTAGAATAATCCTGCAGGAAAAGGAACAAGCTATCATGGCTTTGCAGGAGACGGTGGAg ATCCTGCAGATGAAAGTGAACAGGCTGGAGCATCTGGTTCACTTGAAGGACATGCGCATCGAAGACCTGACGAGGCATCTGGAGACGTACAAAGCAAAAGGCAACGCACGCTGA